The Alphaproteobacteria bacterium genome contains a region encoding:
- a CDS encoding phytanoyl-CoA dioxygenase family protein — MKLNSDQLRQFDEQGYCFFPNCFAEEEIALMRSGADEILNTHREEVWREKSGAPRTAFAAHKYNEVFRLLAHHPRLVEPLQQVFGESVYVHQFKLNAKAAFEGDVWQWHQDYGTWARDDGMPEPRAMNIAVFLDEVFPFNGALMLVPRSHKHGTLAAGHDLETTSYPLWTLDQESVTRLCREAERPGEPGIVAPTGKPGSVLMFHGNLVHASAPNITPYPRKIIYLTLCAVSNHITKFNRPEFIAHRDFTPIAPVNDNALIDYARAHRIAAE, encoded by the coding sequence ATGAAATTGAATTCCGACCAGCTCCGCCAGTTCGACGAGCAAGGCTACTGCTTCTTCCCGAACTGTTTCGCCGAGGAAGAGATCGCGCTGATGCGCTCCGGCGCGGATGAGATCCTCAACACGCACCGTGAAGAGGTCTGGCGCGAGAAATCAGGTGCGCCGCGCACCGCCTTTGCGGCCCACAAATACAACGAGGTGTTCCGCCTGCTCGCGCATCACCCGCGCCTGGTCGAGCCGCTGCAGCAGGTGTTCGGCGAGAGCGTGTACGTTCATCAATTCAAGCTCAACGCCAAGGCCGCCTTCGAGGGCGACGTGTGGCAGTGGCACCAGGACTACGGCACCTGGGCGCGCGATGACGGCATGCCCGAGCCGCGCGCGATGAACATCGCGGTATTCCTGGACGAGGTTTTCCCGTTCAACGGCGCCTTGATGCTGGTGCCGCGCAGCCACAAGCACGGGACGCTCGCCGCCGGCCACGATCTGGAGACCACGTCATACCCGCTCTGGACCCTCGACCAGGAGAGCGTGACGCGGCTTTGCCGCGAAGCCGAGCGGCCGGGCGAGCCCGGCATCGTCGCGCCGACCGGCAAGCCCGGCTCGGTGCTGATGTTCCACGGCAACCTGGTGCATGCCTCGGCACCAAACATCACCCCCTACCCGCGCAAGATCATCTACCTCACGCTCTGCGCGGTCTCGAACCACATCACCAAGTTCAACCGGCCCGAATTCATCGCGCACCGCGACTTCACGCCGATCGCGCCGGTGAACGACAATGCTCTGATCGACTACGCCCGCGCGCACCGCATCGCGGCGGAATAG